The following DNA comes from bacterium.
ATCTATCATTCCCGCTTGTCTCAAAAACCGACAGCGATCACGCCTGACCACTCTCGAAATCATGGAAACTCAATGTGATCCAATACTCGAAATTGAGAAACCCATAATCAGAAAATGCATCGCTTAACTTAACACGTATGCCAATTACCCCCCTGATGATGCCATTATCAAAAAATACACTGGTAATGCAGTACTCTATGGGATTACCAGCACTCTTATGGATAGGAATTATTATCCTGTTTTTCTTGGAAGAGAAGACCCGCCCTTTAGCCTGTCAAAGCTAAAAGAAACACATGTAGCTGGAGTAATTTTACAAAACGCAGATGATGAGAAATATCATCCATTTGTAGAAAAGCTAAAAAATGCGAGTGTTCCATATATCATGGTGGATAGATATGCCCTTCGTGAGGATATTAATTATGTTGAGGAATATCCTGCTCATGAAATATACAAAGCAGCCAAGTATCTTTTAAAGCTGGGGCACAGAAGAATTGTCGGAATAGGGTTTGAATCAAAGCGCCTGTGTTACAATAATCACTTTTATGGATTTGAGAAGGCTCTTCTTGAAGAAAAAACATACGATCCGCTTCTTATAAAGAAATTAACAGGAAATACAGAAGAAGAGATGCTGTCTGTGATAAACGATTTATTTTCAGGCAAAAATCCTCCAACAGCAATATTTCTGTTCTGGTCTCCTGCCACAGCTAATCTCATTTCAGCTCTTGAAAAACATGGAATTAAGATTCCGGAAGATGTCTCTCTAATGGCTGTTGGACATGAACAATACGCAAAGAACGGGCTGAAAATTACAACTGTTGCTGGTAGCTCTCCTATTAAATTCGGAGAAACTGCGGCTAATAAATTAATGAATTTGATAGAAGGGAAAATTCATCCGCCAGTAAACGTTAAATTAAAATTAAAATTACTTGAGGGTAACTCATGTATAAGAATTAATAATAAAGAGGAGAAAAGAGATGTTGAGTAAAATGAGAAAGATGTTTGAAAGGAACGGTTTCACGCTTATGGAGCTTTTGGTCGTAATAGCCATCATAGCTCTGCTTGCAAGTTTGCTTTTGCCTGCACTCAGTAAAGCAAGGGAAATGGGTAGGAGAATAAAGTGTGTAAGTAATCTGAAGCAGATAGGCCTGGCTTTTATAATGTATGCTGATGATTATGACGGATGGATGCCGCCAACGCAGGGATATGATCCAGCGGGTAGCGTTAAATATACTCAAT
Coding sequences within:
- a CDS encoding substrate-binding domain-containing protein; the protein is MDRNYYPVFLGREDPPFSLSKLKETHVAGVILQNADDEKYHPFVEKLKNASVPYIMVDRYALREDINYVEEYPAHEIYKAAKYLLKLGHRRIVGIGFESKRLCYNNHFYGFEKALLEEKTYDPLLIKKLTGNTEEEMLSVINDLFSGKNPPTAIFLFWSPATANLISALEKHGIKIPEDVSLMAVGHEQYAKNGLKITTVAGSSPIKFGETAANKLMNLIEGKIHPPVNVKLKLKLLEGNSCIRINNKEEKRDVE